A window from Salminus brasiliensis chromosome 7, fSalBra1.hap2, whole genome shotgun sequence encodes these proteins:
- the cep20 gene encoding centrosomal protein 20 isoform X2, translated as MATVAELKCALREALEARGVLGQLKARIRAEVFQALDDHSEVRPPLTHENLLINELIREYLEFNKYRYTASVLTAESGQPEAPLDRRFLASELNVVEEPSAAAVPLLYGLLSHFLNSTERGELSLRTPPDPHHHLPHQAAEGDRES; from the exons CCCTGCGGGAGGCGCTGGAGGCGCGGGGTGTTTTGGGGCAGCTGAAGGCCCGGATTCGGGCTGAAGTCTTTCAGGCGCTGGACGACCATAGTGAGGTGCGACCTCCCCTGACCCACGAGAACCTGCTGATTAACGAACTGATCCGTGAATATCTGGAGTTCAATAAGTACCGATACACGGCATCTGTACTGACCGCAG AGTCGGGTCAGCCTGAGGCTCCACTGGACCGGCGGTTCTTGGCGAGCGAGCTGAACGTTGTGGAAGAGCCGAGTGCCGCAGCAGT TCCTCTGCTCTATGGCCTGCTCTCCCACTTCCTAAACAGCACAGAGAGGGGGGAGCTTTCCCTCAGGACCCCCCCGGACCCCCACCACCATCTTCCTCACCAAGCTGCTGAGGGTGATCGAGAGAGCTGA